A window of the Chaetodon trifascialis isolate fChaTrf1 chromosome 9, fChaTrf1.hap1, whole genome shotgun sequence genome harbors these coding sequences:
- the LOC139336939 gene encoding cGMP-inhibited 3',5'-cyclic phosphodiesterase 3A-like: protein MMAHSQSNSKSHRRTSLPCIPRDQFSGTSVVVDIAVMGEAHGLISDLLADPSLPPNTCSSLKAVSNLLSTQINLQPLHRPRVPVDTHTCSDSEEGPEKAERLAIPKRLRRSLPPGLLRRISSTWTTTTSATGLPTIEPGPVRRDRSASIKHTTDSESWNNSVMMTISKSRSMSASCAASNHLYSKPLGRPGFPPSNVSPLGSPCPSPPVQGTPVPSPTTKTCSVQLPEPAGPLTERTPGSVAPKSHHRALTHSQSAPSSTTPHWRPPSLCSSCGRPFNNRLNHRVESVDKGDRIPHPDERAVASSDYDSTYDSTYETNHSDSSDFAQNEEEGEGSKKPPEAREGCREYLAEGIVLHPLLPSPEEKPILAQEPLVMPGLEPLMSQLNNWNFPIFSLVEKTQSKTGCILSQVSFRLFEDSGLFETFRIPVQEFMNYFHALENGYRVIPYHNRIHATDVLHAVWYLTTQPVPGLPNLLTENGIHTDSENGITPGATGFLVSKMNSVVEEGYGSLAGLIPALELMALYVAAAMHDYDHPGRTNAFLVATSAPQALLYNDRSVLENHHAASAWNLFMSRPEYNFLVNLEHVEFKRFRFLVIEAILATDLKKHFDFLAEFNAKVGDDGVSGIDWTNENDRLLVCQMCIKLADVNGPLKCKELHLQWTEGIVNEFYEQGDEEASLGLPISPFMDRSAPQLAKLQESFISHIVGPLCSSYNSAALMPGRWVDPPEGETEPEEAKEGQDTEEEEEDMADEDASTSSDTSQRQQTKKVSRRKVFCQITQHLLENHEMWKRVIAAEAQEETQKEDPNCISSPSDPITAIHEEEEEQASKEEESADGLDEREEVPAIEEEEILPQSETSGEKEEEPE, encoded by the exons TTTTCGGGAACCAGCGTGGTGGTGGACATCGCGGTGATGGGTGAGGCCCACGGTTTGATCTCAGACCTGCTGGCGGACCCGTCGCTGCCCCCGAacacctgcagctctctgaaggCCGTCAGCAACCTCCTCAGCACCCAGATCAACCTCCAGCCGCTCCACCGGCCTCGCGTCcctgtagacacacacacatgctctgacTCTGAGGAGGGGCCCGAAAAGGCAGAGAGACTGGCCATCCCAAAG CGTCTAAGACGAAGCCTGCCCCCGGGATTGCTTAGGAGAATTTCATCCACATGGACCACCACCACCTCAGCTACGGGGCTGCCTACCATCGAGCCCGGCCCTGTGCGCCGAGACCGCTCAGCCAGcatcaaacacaccacagacag TGAATCATGGAACAACTCAGTGATGATGACCATCTCAAAGAGTCGCTCCATGTCCGCCTCCTGTGCCGCCTCCAACCACCTCTACAGCAAACCACTGGGAagaccag GTTTCCCCCCCTCCAACGTGTCGCCTCTGGGCTCTCCATGCCCATCTCCTCCTGTCCAGGGCACTCCTGTACCCAGCCCCACTACAAAGACATGTTCAGTGCAGCTTCCTGAGCCGGCTGGGCCCCTGACAGAGCGGACCCCTGGCTCTGTGGCCCCCAAGAGCCACCACAGAGCCTTAACTCACAGCCAGAGCGCCCCGAGCTCCACCACCCCTCACTGGCGGCCTCCATCACTCTGCAGCAG CTGTGGGAGGCCGTTCAACAATCGACTAAACCACAGGGTAGAGTCTGTCGACAAAGGAGACAGAATACCCCATCCAG ATGAGCGTGCCGTAGCCTCTTCAGACTATGACAGCACCTACGACAGCACCTACGAGACCaaccacagtgacagcagcgaCTTTGCAcagaatgaagaggagggagagggaagcaAGAAGCCACCTGAAGCGAGGGAAGGTTGCAGGGAGTATCTGGCAGAGGGCATCGTTCTTCACCCGCTCCTGCCATCACCAGAG GAAAAGCCAATCTTGGCCCAGGAGCCTCTGGTGATGCCGGGGCTGGAGCCTCTGATGAGCCAACTCAACAACTGGAACTTTCCCATTTTCAGTCTAGTGGAGAAAACCCAAAGCAAGACGGGCTGCATCCTCAGTCAG GTTTCCTTTAGGCTCTTTGAAGACTCAGGTCTATTTGAGACCTTCAGAATTCCCGTACAAGAGTTCATGAACTACTTCCACGCTCTGGAGAACGGATACAGGGTCATCCCTT ATCACAACCGGATCCATGCCactgatgtgctgcatgctgtgTGGTATCTCACCACTCAGCCCGTGCCAGGCCTGCCCAACCTGCTGACAGAGAACGGGATACACACTG ACTCAGAGAACGGCATCACGCCTGGTGCCACAGGCTTCCTGGTGTCCAAGATGAACTCTGTGGTGGAGGAAGGGTATGGCTCCCTGGCTGGCCTTATCCCTGCTCTGGAGCTCATGGCCCTGTATGTAGCTGCTGCCATGCACGACTATGACCATCCTGGAAGAACCAACGCCTTCCTCGTGGCTACCAGTGCACCACAG GCTCTTCTATACAACGATCGTTCAGTCTTGGAAAATCACCATGCAGCTTCGGCATGGAACCTCTTCATGTCTCGACCTGAGTATAACTTCCTGGTTAACCTTGAACATGTGGAGTTCAAGCGCTTCCGCTTCCTAGTCATTGAAGCCATCCTGGCCACCGATCTCAAAAAGCACTTTGACTTCTTGGCAGAGTTTAATGCAAAG GTGGGTGATGATGGAGTGTCCGGTATTGATTGGACAAATGAAAATGACCGATTACTGGTGTGCCAGATGTGCATCAAGCTGGCTGATGTCAATGGGCCACTGAAGTGTAAAGAGCTTCACCTGCAGTGGACAGAGGGGATCGTCAACGAGTTCTACGAACAG GGTGACGAAGAAGCAAGCCTGGGCCTTCCCATCAGCCCATTCATGGACCGCTCCGCTCCGCAGCTCGCTAAACTGCAGGAGTCGTTCATCTCTCACATAGTGGGACCTCTGTGCTCTTCCTACAACTCCGCTGCTCTCATGCCAGGACGCTGGGTCGACCCAcctgagggagagacagagccAGAGGAGGCGAAGGAAGGacaagacacagaggaggaagaggaggatatGGCTGATGAGGATGCATCAACAAGTTCTGACACCTCCC AGCGGCAACAAACCAAAAAGGTGAGCAGGAGGAAAGTGTTTTGCCAGATCACACAGCATCTTCTGGAAAACCATGAAATGTGGAAAAGAGTCATTGCTGCAGAAGCCCAGGAGGAGACCCAGAAAGAGGACCCGAACTGCATCAGCAGCCCCAGCGATCCAATCACAGCCATtcacgaggaagaggaggagcaagCAAGCAAAGAGGAGGAGTCGGCTGACGGCCTTGATGAAAGGGAAGAGGTGCCGGCcatagaggaagaggaaatcCTTCCACAATCAGAGACTTCaggggaaaaagaggaggaaccAGAGTGA